The Salvelinus namaycush isolate Seneca chromosome 11, SaNama_1.0, whole genome shotgun sequence DNA window AATTGCATTGAGACCTATCCTTCTGTCAAAGGGTTCGCTTCTCTTTGTTTTAGTTGTTTTTCTTCCATTAGTCAAAATCGATGTTCTTGTGTCCTCCATCTGCACCTTCTCTCTCCTAGGTGGTGTACATAGTGGAGCAGAAGCACTCGCGGGCCGCCACAGGCTTCCTCAAGTTCCTCCCGGACAAGCCCTTTGCCATGTTCTCTCCTGTTGACCACCGCGTTCCACGGGTAAATGTTCCCCTGCCAGATTGCCCCCATGACTTTTGCTCCCGCCCGGGAGACTACGCCAACATCCTGTTCATCGTCCGCATCACCAGCTGGCCAGACGACAGCAACTTTGCCGAGGGGTATGTAATGAGTCACTGCCTCACTGTAGGGAATTGTCTGTATCCCTACCCCGTAACATTGTCTCGTTCGTTTATACTTCCCCTCACGCATAAGTGTTTGACTTTATGGCTCGTAAAATAATTCTagagtttattaggtacacccatctattACAGGGTCGGACCCCCCCCCTTGCCTCTAAAccagcctgaattcttcagggcatggaaATGTTGGTATCAAGGGGCCAAAGAAGTACCAGGGAAAACATTCCCCAcgccattacaccaccgccaccagcctgtactgttgacaccaggcaggatggagcCATGGGCTCATGCTGCTTAGGGCAAATCCTGGTTCTGCCAGCAGCATGACGCAACGGGGAACGGGGATTCGTTGGACCAAgtaatgtttttccactcctcaattgtaaagtgttggtgatcgcgtgcctcctggagccgcttcttgtttttagctgataggagtggaacccggtgtggtcgtctgctgcaatagcccatccgtaacaaggaccgacgagttgtgcgttccaagatgcggttctgcacaccactgttgtactgcgccgtttGTGGCCCgtctgttagcttgcacgatttgtcagtctccttcgacctctcatcatgCTGTTTTCGCCCATAGGACTGCCACTGGTTGGATTTTTTTGAGGGTTTGCCGCACCATTCGCGGtgaaccctagacactgtcgtgcgtggAAAAGTAGGGCTGACTCCATTTAGTCGACTGATCGATTGTCTGGTCGATAGCTGCTCAAGACGCCTGTCTGCTTCACGCCTGTGAGTGGACTAATCCTTTGCGGAGGCCTTGGGGATGGCACTGTCCATTCTAAGACGTGCTACTGAAATTGCATATGGATAGATTATGTAAGGATGATGGTGCCACACTAAttaaaaattatattttataacaAATAGCCTTTATCCTACGTTGGATAGCGGTCGCTGTCCGCGGTTCTGAAACATCAGTGTGCTGTTGAATTGgcgccttttcctagaccatgttgctgtgtgcataatagcaaagttaacctgcatattggtgttgagaacaatgcggcGGAAGCAGCAGCCGAATGAGGAGATGAGAAAACAGCTCTTGCCTTATTTttctaagaaaagtgaggagcGGGGATACCCCAACTTACTTAggtctaatcaatagcctaactgttaaatgtgcctgacTTTATAAATCATTCATATATagctacagaaataagacagatcaTGCTTCTGTTGCTTGTTTTGAatgtttgtttaatagcctactgattctgTGAGCTCCAAGCCTCACGCAACCACATGTTTGATAAAGCAATTGCACAATTTTTCTGTTTTTATTCtttgccatactgtaataaaggcttttcactttttttgttgttggaacGACCTCTTTGGTATGACTTTTCTCACCACCTGTTTGGCCAATATGCATGCTGCGCTTGCTCCTTAACTTATTTTTCTTGATCCTCAGTTTCCACAACTAGTCAAATTTCTTCCCCACATCGgacttcccctttccctcctgagcaaccaTTTTGCTGTCGCGTGTTTGAGttttataaccaatttattgatgggCTATATGTTAGGCACCAGTGGTCACGATGCGTACatgtcacgtaaagagagcaagggttgagcgAACGGGGAATGTTTTTCCTTAAATGAAGGATTTCGGTAAAATAACTTTTCAGTCTGGCTTATGTTGCAGCAACACGGACAGCGcgatttttaatatatatttttatatataacaCTGCAGCAAATCTGAGCCAGACACAATGAAGTCAATTGCAGTTGGACTCCCTCTAAAGTAATTTGTCTGTcctaattatttaatcaaacagtgtgATTAAAGCATCCGACAAGCTGAAAAAAATACaatcgattggtcaaaagaacagaCGACGTGCTGTCGACCCACGGTTTTAATTTTCTCATGGACAGCCCTAGTGAAAATCCCATGAGGCCGGACGTTTTAGAGGTACCGGAACCGGCGCACCTGGCACAGACGATCCTACCACGCTCAAAATCTCTTAGGTCACTCGTTTCGCCCATTCTACCTTTCAATGGAAATGTAACTGAATGCCTCTGACTGCCTGCTTTATATCGCACCCACCgccacatgactcactgtctgtgGGAGCTAACCTTTTTGGTGAATGGGGTGGTATACCTACCCACTGAGTAAGTGCTTGTCTGTGAATTCTAGTAGGGGATGGTGCACTTGTGCTTCTAGAGGATCAGCTCTATGACACTCATTAGCTATGTAATACACTTATATAAAGTTACATCGAAGCACACATCTTGCCCATATCTATCGGATGCTGACAGTCCTCCTTATGTCTTCCCCCCCTCAGTCGACTTGCTAAGACTCTGGGCCAGGCCGGGGAGATTGAGCCGGAGACCGAGGGCATCTTGATAGAGTACGATGTGGACTTCTCCGAGTTCTCTGTCGAGGTGCTGGGCTGCCTGCCCCAGAAGCTGCCCTGGACCATCCCCCCTGAGGAGTTCGGCAACAGGAGAGACCTGAGGTGAGTAGAGGACGCTCACAAATACGGCATCCATATCAGGAAGTCGTCAGTTCTGACAACTCCCTCAGTTGTCATTGACGCCGTACACAAAGGCTCTCGCATGCCCAATTCCAATGGAGCCACTCAATGTACATATGTATTGCGCCATTGTCCTTGCCTTTTTGTAAGTACTAATTTGACGCAACTGAAGAGGTGAAGACAACACTCATATGCGGAGTTATTGTTTTCTATTCAGGAAAGAATGCATATTCACAATTGACCCAGCTACCGCCAGAGACCTGGATGATGCGTTGTCTTGCAAACCACTGCCCGATGGTAAGCCATTTTGTTCCTTTGGAAATAAAGCATTGGGAATGCAATTGTGATTATTTATTAATGCAGCCGTGTTTTGAATTTACTCATGTTTTTATTGACTTGTGGAAATCATCAGTGACAATGTTCTCTCTTTGTTAGGCAACTTTGAGCTGGGCGTCCACATTGCTGACGTGAGCTATTTCATGGAAGAAGGCAATGCGCTGGACTTCATCGCCAGTCGGCGAGCCACCAGTGTCTACATGGTTCAAAAGGTCTTCGTTTGTTATTACTAAATTATTCATGTATTAGTCATTTGATAAGAATGAATGTATTATTGGAGCAAGTAAGTTCTGACTATTATATAATTACCAGCTGGGCATACTGTAAGTTAACTGTTGACGTTGGCCTGTGCCACTCCCAGGTGATCCCCATGTTGCCTCGTCTGCTGTGTGAGGAGCTGTGCAGTCTAAACCCCCTGACTGACAGACTCACCTTCTCAGTCATTTGGAAGATCACCCCTGAGGGCAAGGTACAACACCTTCATACTAAGTATGCTAGTGTGGCCATAGAAACAGGAAGCCGTGGCACTGTTTCTATCAGATGGATGCATTGTGTAATTGTATTGcatggaataaaaaaaaaatatatatatatattatactatacagtgtattcagaccctttcccgtcttgcacattttgttacgttagtcttattctaaaatggattaaaaaataaataaaatcctcaatctacacaataccccataatgacaaagtgaaaacagaagtttgctaatttatacaaaatagaaaacaccttatttacttaagtattcagacccttggctatgagactcaattgagctcgggtaaatcctgtttccattgatcatccttgaaatgtttctacaagttgattggagttcacctgtggtacattcaattgattgaacatgatttggaaagacgtgtgtgtatttataagtaaggtcccacagttgacactgcatgtcagagcaaaaaccaagccatgaggttgaagaaattgtccgtagagctgcgagacaggattctgtcgaggcacaggggaggggaagggtaccaaaaaaatgtctgcagcattgaaggtccccaagaacacagtggcctccatcattcttaaatggaagaagtttggaaccaccaagattcttcctagagctggccgcccggcccaACTGataaatcgggggagaagggccttggtcagggaggggaccaagaaccctatgcttctgctgtggagatgggagaacattctggaggaaaactggcaccatccctacggtgacgcATGATGGTGGCGACagcagcagcatgctgtggggatatttttcagctgcagggactgggagtctagtcgGGGTCGAAGGaaagaacagagcaaagtacagagagatccttgatgaaaacctgctccagagcactcaggacctccgactggggagaaggttcaccttccaacaggacaacgaccctaagcactcagccaagacaatgcaggagttgcttcgggacaagtctctgaatgtccttgggtggcccggacttgaacccaatcgaacatctctggagagacctgtaaatagctgtgtagcaacgctccccatccaacttgacagagcttgagaggatctgcagagaagattgggagaaactccccaaatacaggtgtgccaaacttgtagcttcatacccaaaaagactctaagctgtaatcactgccaaaaggtgcttcaacaaagtactgagtaaagggtctgaatacttgtataacctgaaatatcacatttacatatttaTAAAAAATTCTAGAAACCTGATTTTgttttgtcataatggggtattgtgatgtagCTTGATTTAAAAACAACCATTTAATACAGTTTttgattaaggctgtaacataacaaaatggggaaaaagtcaatgggtctgaatacttcccaaatgcactgtatgcagaTGTGTGGCACATTCACCACACTCCATCTCTACCCCTCTAGATCCTGAGTGAGTGGTTCGGTCGCTCGGTGATCCGCTCGTGCATCAAGCTGAGCTATGACCACGCCCAGAGCATGATCGAGGCCCCTGACAAGCTGTTCCAGGCAGATGAGCTGCCCCCCTGTGCCGCCGAGCACCCCATGGATGAGATCCACCAGGCCGTGCTCAACCTGCACTCCATCGCAAAGAGGCTCCGTGCCCAGCGCTTCCAGGGCGGCGCCCTCCGCCTTGACCAGGTCAGAGGGCGCTGCATAGTATAGGACAGCTGTGTCATGCCATTTTTGTGCTGTTGCCAGAAGGTCTCGGAATAGGAGTGCTGATATTGGATCAGTTTAGACTTGTAGATCACAATGAATGAACAGGGGACCTGATCCAAGATCTGCACTGCTACCCTGAGACACTTTTTGAATCTAAAGATTTACAAAACATTTGTCTATTTTTACCATGTGGAATGAGTAGTGAGGATTGTAGTGAAAGGACTGAGAGATCTCAGAATGATGACTATAATCTCCTTTGTTTTTGCAGTTGAAGCTGTCTTTCACTCTAGACAGAGAGACAAGCATGCCCCAGGGCTGCTATGTCTACCAGTACAGGGACAGCAACAAGTAAGTCAACcccacacaatacacacacaccgagtgtacgaaacattaggaacacctgctccttccatgacgtagactgaccaggcGAATCCATGTAAAAGccgtgatcccttattgatgtcacttgttaaacccacgtcagagtagatgaaggggaggagacggtaCACCagtttgagtcaagaactgcagcgctaCTGGGTATTTCACTATTAATAGTTtacagtgtgtatcaagaatggtccaccacgcaaaggacatccagccaacttgacacaactgtgggaagcattggagtcaacattgaccagcatccctgtggaaagctttcaacgccttgtagagtccatgaccagcgaattgaggctgttctgagggccaaagggtgtgcaactcaatattaggaaggtgttcctaatgttttgtacactcggtgtacgTGCATACATACCCAAAGAGTCGGCTCCCTAAGCAAGCTAACGGAATTAAAGTGAGCTTAACGGCGACGGTGCTCTGATGGAGATCCAATCCGATTCTACAGAATGTCTTGCCTGTCAACTTTTTGTTTGAATGCTTTTCTCGCTGTCTTCTCTCCCAGGTTGGTAGAGGAGTTCATGTTGCTGGCCAACATGGCCACGGCCCACCAGATCTACCGCTCCTTCCCCAACAAGGCCCTGCTGCGACGCCACCCCCCGCCCCAGACCAAGATGGTGGACGACCTGCAGGAGTTCTGCGACCAGATGGGCCTCAACATCGACTTCTCCACGGCCGGGACGCTCCATGTGGGTATCTccaactcccagcatgcactctaAAACACAACAAGTCTGTCTATGGGAGGCTTTCTCAAAAATAACAGAAATGCAGAATACAACtttttaaaacaaatgttcacGTATGTTTTAAGTgggtttgtttattttttaacttGTCCCTTGTCCTTACCATCTCCTCCACATCGCTGCTCATATATTAATACACAATGTACACACTCATTCTCTGACGCACATAAATTCAGCCGGAATGCAttctaccccccctccccccatagAAAAGTTTGAATGAGACCCTTGGTGATGACGAGTACACCAGCGCCAGGAAAGAGGTCCTGACCCACATGTGCTCCAGACCAATGCAGGTTAGTGTGTGCCACTACCGTCGTCTCTCTATACTGCTGCCTTAGCAGTCCTATCGCTGGTATCTCTTTCTTGTGTCCCTCCATTGGCTTCCTGTATCGGTTGTATCAGTCCACCGCTAGTCTACTGGGGCTCTAGCTCTATGTATATCTGGATTGTCCCCATGTGTTTTCCTCTTGGGCTGCCCCCAGCTAGCCAAACATGTCCAAAATATTTAGCAAATATATTTGTGTTATACTGGTTAATGTCAATGGGGTCTTGTTGTAGGCTaccttctactctctctctaacctATTTTGCTTTTGAGCCAACTTTAGAAATGTCACTGTGACCAATGATATGTGAATGCTTCCCTCCCCAGATGGCGATGTATTTCTGTACGGGGGTGTTGAAGGAGGAACTCCTGTTCCGTCACTACGCCCTCAACGTACCCTTCTACACCCACTTCACCTCGCCCATACGGCGCTACGCTGACGTCATAGTCCACAGGCTGCTGGCCGCCTCTCTGGGTGGGTGGCGAGACACTGTGCTGTGTGTGCGTTTTACCCCATAGAGGACACTGGCTTCGTTGTGTTAAGAGGGGTGGACCGAGGACAGCGGGTCTCTCAGCTGTGTGGTAGCACCCAGAGAAAATGTGGCTCTGGTGGTGGAATAGCAATGTGGTAAAAGACAAAAGCGTCCCTTAGATTCCAAAACACCCTGAATCTGAGCTGATGTTTTTTCTTTGTCCCGGTGTCTGTCTGAGATTCACTACTTTTTGATGGTGTTGTGCTGCCATCTCTGTAAGAGAGAAGTAGTTCAAGTTGACTCCAGTGTGTGTCGTTTTGCCTGTCTTGTCTTTACAATTCTTTGCTTATTTCTGGTTTGTGTAGGCTGTGGTCCTCACCTAGAGTTGAAAGGGGAGGAGGTGCAGAAGCAGTCGTCCCACTGCAACGACAAGAAGACGGCCTCTAAGAGAGTCCAAGAGCTCAGCTCAGAGCTGTTCTTCAGTGTGTTCGTCAAGGTACACCCAAGACCCTGCATAATGTTCCCACTAGAGCAGGCGTGTTGAACTCTCACCTTATCAGgcccggagcctgctggttttctcttctacctgatcattaattgcacccacctggtgtcccaggtttaAATCGGTCCCTGATGAGAGAGGAACAATGAGAAAATCCAGTGGAACCGGCTTTGACGTTCGGAGTTGCATTTGAGGGCCCTATACCAAATATGGTTTGAAATACTATTTGTTTTATTTCAAATACTATGAGCATTTAATTGAGCCTGCTTAGTCTTAGATCGGTGGTGTACTTTTGGGGCTGGTCTATTGGTTCCATTAGACCAGGCAACGTTAATCGAGTGCATCTGAactatttgaaagaaaacaaatgctATTTGAACCCAAAGCTGTAACACACTCATATCTCCAGTTAGGATTTAGCCCCTGGTGTTGCATTCAGCGTGGCACTGTGCAGAATGTTATTTGCCCCCTTCCCCCTGCAGGAGAGTGGTCCTCTGGACTCTGAGGCCATGGTGATGGGAATTCTGGACCAGGCCTTCGACGTCCTCGTGCTGCGCTACGGGGTGCAGAAACGCATCTACTGCAAAGTGAGTGCCACTCGAACAATTGCCGTATTCATTTTGTGTGACGATACCAGATTTGATTTTGAGATTTGTCTACTGCTTGGGTCCGTATAGTGCCAAACACGACGGATGCTGATTTGGGGCACACCGTATCAACTTTTCAAATGTTTCTTTattttattggacaagttcagaaaGAACCTTTTATTTCTGACAGTTGTCTTCAATTTTGTGCCGTGTGAACACGACCCAGGTTACCATTCATAAGTGACTAATCTTTCCATCAGATACCACATCAAGCTTTATGGTCCTATCTATAGTCATTATCGTGTACTATGATATACATAAGGTCCAACAATGGTTTAGAGAGAGAAGAATTGTTAGGTAAACATTGTTTTGTCGTCATTTCATAACTTTACACCCCAAGACCTTGGCTGACACATACAGCATGATCTCATCCATTTGTCAACTATTGCACTACACAACTACTTAAAAGGAGCTTTAGTCAAATTTGAATGACATTTATGGATACTAAGTTGAATGGAATCGGGTTCATATTCAATAGACATCAAACGgtagaaaatggactgaaacggggagggactacctgaactaattttctgttttctgttgcaaaacatttaatttaatttttgttacgtgccctaatgaacacaacccaga harbors:
- the dis3l2 gene encoding DIS3-like exonuclease 2, which translates into the protein MDPPHQSKGGNRPRDGKRGPSQSTVPHQKDAYARLLSQHHSSKFRSYLDQYVQQQGEERGPSEQRQGLAYSEKQDIPQRKRDQAFIECSDSSDFSPSPMKGKGGEESSLSLYMDKLNSRGALQEPERRQGVSDKQRRGERRDTNTSQDGDVESGEEFASLKQRDSQHQQQIRNKDYKDHAYKVPTSNQGNKDMSYGASPPKAFSSFPAQAQEKKKSKKKNVPKTNADNKSGGPMYPDFNADMSTSPLNKSKNMQPQGATTPSDKGKKTRGSQGGSKKQVFEAYMTTEDVSHGLKRGELIQGSIRINPKKYHEAFIAAPDGKRDIFLDGTAARNRALNGDVVVVQVFPQEQWKVVKSDSEGVSEPETQSGRSQTPGKKTKRPPSPDVIVEAETEAEEQLAKRVENISLNVTEDGIKKEILQRTAKVVYIVEQKHSRAATGFLKFLPDKPFAMFSPVDHRVPRVNVPLPDCPHDFCSRPGDYANILFIVRITSWPDDSNFAEGRLAKTLGQAGEIEPETEGILIEYDVDFSEFSVEVLGCLPQKLPWTIPPEEFGNRRDLRKECIFTIDPATARDLDDALSCKPLPDGNFELGVHIADVSYFMEEGNALDFIASRRATSVYMVQKVIPMLPRLLCEELCSLNPLTDRLTFSVIWKITPEGKILSEWFGRSVIRSCIKLSYDHAQSMIEAPDKLFQADELPPCAAEHPMDEIHQAVLNLHSIAKRLRAQRFQGGALRLDQLKLSFTLDRETSMPQGCYVYQYRDSNKLVEEFMLLANMATAHQIYRSFPNKALLRRHPPPQTKMVDDLQEFCDQMGLNIDFSTAGTLHKSLNETLGDDEYTSARKEVLTHMCSRPMQMAMYFCTGVLKEELLFRHYALNVPFYTHFTSPIRRYADVIVHRLLAASLGCGPHLELKGEEVQKQSSHCNDKKTASKRVQELSSELFFSVFVKESGPLDSEAMVMGILDQAFDVLVLRYGVQKRIYCKGLHGLETFHFHKVGKKGELTLVWAAEEPGKPSVRQEISIFSLVDVQLRADGAPMKYSAVIKRPNETA